A genome region from Leptospira langatensis includes the following:
- a CDS encoding carboxypeptidase M32, translating into MWESELANWEKELPAFRAYRDEFRTIYHLRNITGILHWDMEVTIPQEAQEERGDQLSLLSGLAHKSFVSDSFRALAEKAKEENSRLDLPGKELRTRELDLLFKDLDRSSCLPISWVEEFSKITSQAHSIWADARKKNDSASFLPVLEKIIDLSFQKTEFFGFQTEAYDALLDEYEPGAKASDLETLFSDLRKSLVPLLAKAKDAEFPFAGEFSIEKQAPFNQELPVLLGLSKEGFRLDASAHPFSTSLGSADKRITTRYETSDPLSSVYSVLHETGHALYESGISLIPGNPSPLKDSVSLGVHESQSRLWENQVGRSKEFWEGMYPLFLQKLGLSESSLPFAKLYSFVNKSKPSLIRVEADQITYNLHIILRFQIERAIFKKEISVKQISSAWKEGMKDLLGIDVPDDSKGYLQDVHWSGGAFGYFPTYSLGNIYAAQLYSAFLKQNPQFSDELKKRETSSLLGWLRKNVHSKGRSLEAKDLIRKATGEEPNAKYLVEYLGSKIAEQG; encoded by the coding sequence ATGTGGGAATCAGAACTAGCCAATTGGGAAAAAGAACTTCCGGCCTTTCGGGCGTATCGAGACGAATTTAGGACTATCTATCATCTCAGAAATATTACTGGGATCCTTCATTGGGATATGGAAGTTACCATTCCTCAAGAAGCCCAAGAAGAAAGAGGAGACCAACTTAGTTTGCTCTCCGGCTTGGCGCATAAATCGTTTGTCTCGGATTCCTTTCGAGCCCTGGCCGAAAAAGCTAAGGAAGAAAATTCCAGGTTAGATCTTCCCGGCAAAGAACTGAGGACAAGAGAACTAGATCTTTTGTTCAAGGATCTGGATCGTTCTTCCTGTTTACCTATCTCCTGGGTCGAAGAATTTTCCAAGATCACGAGCCAGGCCCATTCGATCTGGGCCGACGCCAGAAAGAAAAACGACTCCGCCTCCTTCCTTCCTGTGCTAGAAAAAATTATAGATCTGAGTTTTCAAAAAACGGAGTTCTTTGGCTTTCAGACAGAAGCATACGATGCTCTTTTGGATGAATACGAACCAGGAGCAAAGGCTTCCGATCTTGAAACTCTCTTCTCCGATCTGAGAAAATCTTTGGTACCATTACTTGCAAAAGCCAAGGATGCAGAGTTTCCCTTTGCAGGTGAGTTCTCGATCGAAAAGCAAGCTCCTTTCAATCAGGAATTGCCTGTTTTATTAGGTTTATCTAAAGAAGGGTTTCGTTTGGATGCGAGCGCTCACCCATTCTCTACTTCTCTCGGAAGTGCTGACAAGAGGATCACAACTCGTTACGAAACATCGGACCCTCTTTCTTCTGTGTATTCCGTTCTACATGAGACGGGCCATGCTCTTTATGAGTCAGGAATTTCTTTGATCCCCGGAAATCCATCTCCATTAAAGGATTCCGTTTCTTTGGGAGTGCATGAATCCCAAAGTCGACTCTGGGAAAATCAGGTAGGTAGATCCAAAGAATTTTGGGAAGGAATGTATCCTCTCTTCTTGCAAAAGCTTGGGCTCTCCGAATCTTCTCTCCCGTTTGCTAAGCTATATTCTTTCGTGAACAAGTCGAAGCCTTCTCTCATTCGTGTAGAAGCGGACCAGATCACGTATAATCTCCATATCATTCTTAGATTCCAAATTGAAAGAGCGATCTTCAAAAAGGAAATCTCAGTGAAGCAGATCTCTTCTGCTTGGAAAGAAGGAATGAAGGATCTCTTAGGGATCGATGTGCCTGACGATTCTAAGGGGTATTTACAAGATGTGCATTGGAGCGGAGGAGCCTTCGGCTATTTTCCTACGTATTCTTTAGGAAATATTTACGCGGCCCAACTCTACTCAGCCTTTCTGAAACAGAATCCGCAGTTTTCGGACGAGTTGAAAAAAAGAGAAACTTCTTCTCTCTTGGGATGGCTTCGAAAAAATGTTCATAGTAAGGGAAGAAGTTTAGAGGCTAAGGACCTGATTCGAAAAGCAACGGGAGAAGAACCCAATGCAAAGTATCTGGTAGAATATCTTGGCTCAAAAATCGCAGAACAAGGTTAG
- a CDS encoding YnfA family protein, whose product MEYFKSIMIFILAGICEIGGGYLVWLWYKESKSVLYLFLGGAILALYGVVAAFQPSSFGRVYATYGGFFIVMSLLWAWKVDGFQPDKYDLIGSTVALFGVAIIYYAPR is encoded by the coding sequence ATGGAATATTTCAAATCTATAATGATCTTTATATTAGCCGGGATCTGCGAGATCGGCGGCGGATATTTGGTTTGGCTTTGGTACAAGGAATCTAAGTCTGTTCTCTATTTATTTTTGGGCGGAGCAATACTTGCCTTGTACGGAGTGGTCGCCGCATTCCAACCTTCTTCTTTTGGAAGAGTATATGCCACGTACGGCGGGTTCTTTATCGTAATGTCTTTGCTTTGGGCTTGGAAGGTGGACGGATTCCAGCCCGACAAGTATGATCTCATCGGGTCTACGGTTGCCTTATTCGGAGTAGCGATTATTTATTACGCGCCTAGATGA
- a CDS encoding DUF1801 domain-containing protein: MKENCSPEKNLQIIQEILQPMPEEILEIVDELRKSIQSHFPELQERGYPVWKAIGYRDKSSGYVCGIFPFPERVQLIFEWGILYRDPKKVLLGDQKQIRYLEYRSLKEIQFSAIQGFISQGLALPPGTKDKKFLAQGIDLKRVLAKRSADKKPSTRKGKS; this comes from the coding sequence ATGAAGGAAAATTGTTCTCCGGAAAAAAACCTACAGATCATTCAGGAAATACTCCAACCTATGCCCGAAGAGATCCTGGAGATAGTCGACGAACTTCGAAAATCCATTCAATCCCATTTCCCGGAATTGCAAGAGAGAGGATATCCGGTTTGGAAGGCAATTGGTTACAGGGACAAGAGCTCCGGATATGTTTGCGGGATCTTTCCTTTTCCTGAAAGAGTGCAATTGATATTCGAATGGGGAATCTTATACCGAGATCCAAAGAAAGTTCTTTTAGGAGATCAAAAGCAAATTCGATATTTGGAATATAGGTCCTTAAAAGAGATCCAGTTTTCTGCAATCCAAGGATTTATTTCACAAGGATTGGCCTTGCCTCCCGGGACAAAGGATAAGAAATTTTTAGCACAAGGGATCGATCTCAAAAGAGTGCTAGCGAAAAGATCTGCAGACAAGAAACCGAGTACAAGGAAGGGAAAATCCTGA
- a CDS encoding ABA4-like family protein: MSPELIFTIASRFAIVGWILLAAIPNQKITKISVRSGAWSAALSLLYLIVLAFNFGGEGNFQSLQGVALLFSNPWVLLAGWVHYLAFDLFLGVWETKEAEALGISRWILVPCLFLTLMFGPVGYLLFQVIRWIKGGDRASI; this comes from the coding sequence ATGAGTCCAGAATTGATTTTTACGATAGCAAGTCGTTTCGCGATCGTCGGTTGGATCTTACTCGCAGCTATTCCAAACCAGAAGATTACCAAGATCTCCGTAAGAAGCGGGGCGTGGTCCGCTGCGCTTTCTCTTTTGTATTTGATCGTCTTGGCATTCAATTTTGGAGGAGAGGGTAATTTCCAGTCTCTGCAAGGAGTTGCATTATTGTTCTCAAACCCTTGGGTGCTTCTTGCGGGTTGGGTGCATTATCTTGCGTTCGATCTATTCTTAGGGGTTTGGGAAACCAAAGAAGCCGAAGCGTTGGGAATTTCCAGATGGATCCTAGTCCCATGTTTATTCTTGACTCTAATGTTCGGCCCAGTCGGTTACTTGCTCTTTCAAGTGATCCGCTGGATCAAAGGAGGAGACCGTGCAAGCATCTAA
- a CDS encoding TetR/AcrR family transcriptional regulator, which translates to MPAKKKTKKPEGAYHHGNLAETLKNLALKRLELSKDSGFTIREIAREAGVSHAAAYRHFPSRIDLLAEISKEGFIKITEAFTESEKTASPNDPFDRLQKLGLAYIRFCIQHPGYYRAMWHTDLGCIDDMTELQEAGKQSFLKLWETILSCESQGNAGFSPREMAAAAWSIVHGYSVLISEGQMENPLLQINKKNAIEEAEKILKILNVGLIKRTGK; encoded by the coding sequence ATGCCTGCTAAGAAAAAAACAAAGAAGCCGGAAGGGGCCTATCATCACGGAAATTTGGCGGAAACTCTTAAGAACCTTGCTTTAAAACGCCTGGAGCTAAGCAAAGATTCCGGGTTTACGATCCGAGAGATCGCAAGAGAGGCAGGAGTCAGCCATGCGGCTGCCTATAGGCATTTTCCTTCTCGCATTGATCTACTCGCAGAGATCTCCAAAGAAGGATTCATTAAGATCACAGAAGCGTTTACAGAATCGGAAAAGACAGCTTCTCCCAATGATCCTTTCGATCGATTGCAAAAATTGGGTCTAGCCTATATTCGCTTTTGTATCCAGCATCCAGGATATTATAGAGCTATGTGGCATACCGATCTAGGCTGCATAGACGATATGACAGAATTGCAAGAAGCGGGTAAGCAATCCTTTCTGAAACTTTGGGAGACTATCTTAAGCTGTGAATCCCAAGGAAATGCAGGATTCTCTCCCAGAGAAATGGCGGCTGCGGCCTGGTCCATCGTTCATGGATATTCTGTTCTCATCAGCGAAGGCCAGATGGAAAATCCACTTCTTCAGATCAATAAGAAGAACGCGATCGAAGAAGCGGAGAAGATCCTGAAAATCCTGAACGTCGGTCTTATAAAAAGGACCGGGAAGTAA
- a CDS encoding PhzF family phenazine biosynthesis protein, with protein sequence MKEEYKIYQIDAFADSLFKGNPAAVVPWKGEWPSDSLLLQLAAENNLSETAFYRPNGKSGEFDLRWFTPGVEVDLCGHATLASAFVIYELEEGAETLPTSLRFHTKSGILQVFKEKGIYYLDFPSRAPVVLDQSVKDFGECFGKLPKQVLAARDIVFLFEKESDVQDLVPNFEKIKELPYFAAIVTAPADPGKPYDFVSRFFAPAKGVPEDPVTGSAHCTLIPYWSERLGKKNLKAYQTSKRGGHLLCEDLGERVRIGGTCKLYMKGNFYLE encoded by the coding sequence ATGAAAGAAGAATATAAGATCTATCAGATAGATGCTTTCGCCGATTCCCTATTTAAGGGAAATCCTGCCGCAGTCGTACCTTGGAAGGGAGAATGGCCTTCTGATTCGTTGCTCTTGCAATTAGCCGCGGAGAATAATCTATCCGAGACGGCATTTTATCGCCCCAATGGAAAATCGGGAGAGTTCGATCTGAGATGGTTCACTCCTGGAGTAGAAGTAGATCTCTGTGGACATGCAACTCTCGCTTCCGCCTTTGTGATCTACGAATTAGAAGAAGGGGCCGAAACTCTTCCTACTTCTCTTCGTTTCCATACTAAAAGTGGGATCTTACAAGTCTTTAAGGAGAAGGGCATATATTATCTGGATTTTCCATCGAGAGCACCGGTCGTTCTCGATCAATCTGTAAAGGATTTCGGGGAATGCTTTGGCAAACTTCCTAAGCAGGTGCTCGCAGCCAGAGATATTGTTTTTCTTTTCGAGAAGGAATCGGATGTGCAAGATCTTGTTCCTAATTTTGAAAAGATCAAAGAGCTACCGTATTTTGCAGCAATCGTTACTGCTCCTGCGGATCCAGGAAAGCCTTATGATTTTGTATCCAGATTCTTTGCACCTGCCAAAGGGGTTCCTGAAGATCCTGTCACTGGTTCCGCTCATTGCACTTTGATCCCGTATTGGTCTGAGAGATTAGGAAAGAAAAATCTGAAAGCCTATCAAACCTCTAAGAGGGGAGGGCATCTTCTCTGCGAAGACCTGGGAGAAAGGGTTCGCATCGGAGGGACTTGCAAACTCTATATGAAAGGGAACTTTTATCTAGAATGA
- a CDS encoding NADPH-dependent F420 reductase, whose product MKIGILGTGMVGNTIGSKLIEKGYEVKMGSRSVQNEKAAEWVAKSGSKASQGTFKDAAAFGEILFNCTKGEVSIEVLRQAGAENLKGKILVDVSNALDFSKGRPPGLLTDSHNSLGEMIQKEFPDVKVVKTLNTTNCSIMVDASLIKGEHDIFICGNDAAAKKTISDLLVKDFGWKNIVDLGDIVGARAAEMLLPLWVRLYGIYGHANFNFHIVK is encoded by the coding sequence ATGAAAATCGGGATCTTAGGAACCGGAATGGTCGGAAACACGATCGGATCCAAGTTAATCGAAAAAGGATACGAAGTCAAAATGGGCTCTCGATCCGTGCAAAACGAAAAAGCCGCAGAATGGGTGGCCAAATCCGGAAGCAAAGCCTCTCAAGGAACGTTTAAAGATGCGGCTGCATTTGGTGAGATCTTATTCAATTGCACCAAGGGAGAAGTAAGTATAGAAGTTCTTCGCCAAGCGGGCGCCGAAAATCTAAAAGGCAAAATATTAGTAGATGTCTCGAACGCCCTTGACTTCTCGAAAGGAAGACCTCCGGGACTTCTTACGGATAGTCACAATTCTTTGGGAGAAATGATCCAAAAGGAATTTCCGGATGTGAAGGTGGTCAAGACCCTGAATACTACAAACTGCTCGATCATGGTGGATGCTTCTTTGATCAAAGGAGAACACGATATCTTCATTTGCGGAAATGACGCTGCCGCCAAGAAAACGATCTCCGACCTTCTCGTTAAAGACTTCGGTTGGAAGAATATTGTAGATCTAGGAGATATCGTGGGAGCAAGGGCAGCAGAGATGCTACTCCCTTTATGGGTCCGCCTATACGGGATCTACGGACATGCAAACTTCAATTTCCATATCGTAAAGTAG
- a CDS encoding DUF423 domain-containing protein: MASKNSNSNLLFFAGLLGFLGVALGAFGAHGLKSILTPDLMAIFDTGSKYHLIHSVVLLALALSEKTTESKSLRIGFWLIFSGVLIFSGSLYILAISGVRILGAITPFGGVALLLGWSSMAYSAFIQKD; encoded by the coding sequence ATGGCATCCAAAAATTCTAATTCTAACTTACTCTTTTTCGCAGGGCTTCTAGGTTTCCTAGGAGTCGCCTTGGGAGCCTTCGGGGCTCACGGATTAAAATCGATCTTAACTCCAGACCTAATGGCAATTTTCGATACAGGATCTAAATATCATCTGATCCATTCGGTCGTGTTATTGGCATTGGCACTGAGCGAAAAAACGACAGAATCCAAATCCTTACGAATAGGATTCTGGCTGATCTTCTCCGGTGTTTTGATCTTTTCCGGTTCTCTTTATATTCTCGCGATCAGTGGAGTGAGGATCCTAGGAGCCATCACTCCTTTCGGAGGAGTGGCCCTTCTTCTCGGTTGGTCCTCTATGGCTTACTCCGCTTTCATTCAGAAAGACTGA
- a CDS encoding TRL-like family protein: protein MQNSFRRVPFLIPLFSAIMFLTNCLYTNIKSPGWYYSQSYSDVRGMEPIGKLEGTSCGTSWLWAVYTGDESYEAAVQNAIKDKADLLFDVQTDYSYRSFLFALYFEKCTRVSGIGVKLPQRLLKKE from the coding sequence ATGCAAAATTCGTTTCGTAGAGTTCCGTTCCTGATCCCTTTATTTTCTGCGATTATGTTCCTTACGAACTGTCTTTATACCAATATCAAATCTCCCGGTTGGTACTATTCTCAAAGTTATTCGGATGTAAGAGGAATGGAACCGATCGGAAAATTAGAAGGGACCTCCTGTGGCACTAGTTGGCTTTGGGCAGTGTATACCGGAGACGAGAGTTATGAGGCTGCCGTTCAGAATGCGATCAAGGACAAGGCCGATCTTCTATTCGATGTGCAGACAGATTACAGTTATAGGTCTTTCTTATTCGCTCTTTACTTTGAGAAATGTACGAGAGTGAGCGGGATTGGGGTCAAGCTTCCGCAAAGACTTCTGAAGAAGGAATGA
- the rocD gene encoding ornithine--oxo-acid transaminase, translating to MRTQSSQFYLDIEKKYGAFNYEPLPVVLEKGRGIFLWDTEDRKYFDFLSAYSAVNQGHCHPRIIDTLKSQAEKLTLTSRAFYNDQLGPMEKFLCETFGFDRMVPMNTGVEAAETSVKLARRWGYQVKKIPKDQAKIVFAAGNFWGRSLGAISASTDDNSRGDFGPFIPGFSIIPFDDLDSLERELKDPNVAAFMMEPIQGEAGVILPKPGYLQEVRRLCSEHNVLLIFDEVQTGLGRTGKLLAGDHEAVKPDLLVLGKALSGGTLPVSAVLSSDEVVLTLKPGTHGSTFGGNPLAAAVATTAVQVLLDENLSENAEARGIEFRQMLSRLKEEYPDKIREVRGKGLLNAVEFFPDETGPRGKKICYKLLDVGILAKQTHDHTIRFAPPLCITKEELEEATSLILSSIRKTLD from the coding sequence ATGCGGACGCAATCCTCACAATTCTATCTAGATATCGAAAAGAAATACGGTGCCTTCAATTACGAACCACTTCCGGTCGTTTTGGAAAAAGGTAGAGGTATCTTTCTTTGGGATACGGAAGATAGAAAGTATTTCGATTTTCTTTCCGCGTACAGCGCAGTGAATCAAGGACATTGCCATCCTCGCATCATCGACACTCTCAAATCCCAAGCCGAAAAATTGACCTTAACTTCTCGCGCCTTTTATAATGATCAACTCGGTCCTATGGAGAAATTTTTATGTGAGACCTTCGGCTTCGATCGAATGGTTCCCATGAATACTGGGGTCGAGGCGGCTGAGACCTCAGTCAAACTCGCAAGACGCTGGGGTTACCAAGTGAAGAAGATCCCAAAAGACCAGGCCAAGATCGTATTCGCAGCAGGAAACTTTTGGGGACGAAGTCTAGGCGCGATCTCCGCATCCACAGATGACAATAGCAGAGGCGATTTCGGCCCATTTATTCCCGGATTTTCTATCATTCCTTTCGACGATCTGGACTCTTTAGAGAGGGAACTCAAGGATCCGAATGTTGCAGCATTCATGATGGAACCGATCCAAGGAGAAGCAGGAGTCATCCTCCCTAAACCAGGATATCTACAAGAAGTTCGCAGGCTTTGCTCCGAACATAATGTTTTACTAATATTTGATGAGGTACAAACAGGCCTTGGAAGAACGGGAAAACTTTTAGCTGGGGATCATGAAGCTGTAAAACCGGATCTTCTGGTTCTCGGCAAGGCCCTCTCCGGTGGAACTCTGCCTGTCTCGGCAGTCCTTTCTTCTGATGAAGTCGTTCTTACTTTGAAACCTGGGACCCATGGCTCCACCTTCGGAGGGAATCCATTGGCGGCGGCAGTTGCCACTACGGCCGTGCAAGTCTTATTAGATGAGAATCTTTCCGAGAACGCCGAAGCAAGGGGAATAGAATTCAGACAAATGCTTAGCCGACTCAAAGAAGAATATCCGGACAAAATCCGCGAAGTCCGAGGCAAGGGTTTATTAAACGCAGTCGAATTCTTTCCGGATGAAACAGGTCCCAGAGGAAAAAAGATCTGCTACAAGCTCTTGGATGTGGGAATACTCGCCAAGCAAACACATGACCATACGATCCGTTTCGCTCCTCCTCTTTGCATCACTAAAGAAGAGCTAGAAGAGGCGACGTCCCTGATCTTATCCTCTATCCGTAAAACCCTTGACTAA
- a CDS encoding cation:proton antiporter, which produces MEHSLSLLTDIALSIIFATLFSHIAKALKQPLVLGYVVAGLFIGPLLGPYIDSKLHIGYVHSEDSIELISEIGLILLLFIIGLEIDLKELARMGKSMFALGVLQFFLGVIAAWFAFRTFFPPAPGNFDLLYFAIALSLSSTMIVVKLLHDKFEISTVAGRLTIGVLVLQDIWAILFMGIQPDLQDPQIWNVLGSLAKGCALVLIAFVISRYVLSKLFLFAASKPELVLITSIAWCFFLCGVAEKAELSKEMGALIAGVSIAAFPYGADVISKLSGIRDFFITLFFVALGMKIQSPSASDLGIAFLAIGFVLLSRVLIIAPTVYFSGKGLRAGIVAGLNLAQISEFSLVILALGVQKEHIGKELQAIVLTSMIIASIISTYVILFNDRIARGIMAFVSLFGVKDKGEPLESQITGETKRDIVILGYFRIAQGLIEGIEKDRPSWLKRILVVDFNPIYRQTLESKGVRWAYGDLANPESLHHLGIEEARYVVCTVSDMILKGTTNRRLLESLKSICRHHQPRIILTTDDPKEADVLRNNGAAHVIVPGRLSGLSLFTELRGMVEDSGGLSSEKTAKPKAKKTSSNKKKAARAK; this is translated from the coding sequence ATGGAACATTCGCTCAGCCTATTAACAGATATCGCACTCAGTATCATATTTGCCACGCTTTTCTCCCATATCGCTAAAGCGCTAAAGCAACCCTTAGTCCTTGGATACGTAGTCGCCGGATTGTTCATAGGACCCTTACTCGGACCTTATATCGACTCCAAACTCCATATAGGCTACGTTCATAGCGAGGACAGTATAGAGCTGATCTCGGAGATCGGGCTCATCCTATTATTGTTCATCATCGGACTTGAGATCGATCTGAAAGAATTAGCTCGCATGGGAAAATCCATGTTCGCTCTGGGAGTTCTGCAATTTTTCTTGGGAGTGATTGCGGCTTGGTTCGCATTTAGGACCTTCTTCCCACCGGCTCCCGGAAATTTCGATCTGCTTTATTTCGCGATCGCATTGTCCCTCAGTTCTACGATGATCGTAGTCAAACTTCTCCATGATAAATTCGAGATCAGTACTGTTGCCGGAAGACTGACCATAGGGGTTTTAGTCCTACAAGATATCTGGGCGATCCTTTTCATGGGAATACAACCGGATCTACAAGACCCTCAGATCTGGAATGTGTTAGGATCCTTAGCAAAAGGCTGCGCTCTTGTATTGATCGCATTCGTGATCAGTCGCTACGTTCTCTCTAAACTCTTCTTATTTGCGGCTTCTAAACCGGAATTAGTACTGATCACTTCTATTGCCTGGTGCTTCTTCTTATGCGGTGTCGCAGAAAAAGCGGAGCTCTCCAAGGAAATGGGAGCCTTGATCGCAGGAGTGAGTATCGCTGCGTTCCCATACGGCGCGGATGTGATCAGCAAACTCTCTGGGATCAGGGACTTCTTCATTACTCTATTCTTCGTAGCATTAGGAATGAAGATCCAATCTCCAAGTGCAAGCGATCTAGGAATAGCATTCTTAGCGATAGGATTCGTCCTGCTCAGTAGAGTGCTGATCATTGCGCCTACAGTTTATTTCTCAGGCAAAGGATTGAGAGCAGGGATCGTAGCCGGATTGAACCTGGCTCAAATCTCCGAGTTCTCCTTAGTCATCCTTGCTTTGGGTGTTCAAAAAGAACATATCGGAAAAGAGTTACAGGCAATCGTACTCACTTCCATGATTATCGCCTCTATTATCTCCACCTACGTGATCTTATTCAACGACAGGATCGCAAGAGGGATCATGGCATTCGTCTCCTTATTCGGGGTAAAAGACAAAGGAGAACCGTTAGAATCCCAGATCACCGGCGAGACCAAAAGAGATATCGTTATCCTTGGATATTTCCGGATCGCACAGGGATTGATAGAAGGGATCGAAAAAGACAGACCTTCTTGGTTAAAGAGGATCCTGGTAGTGGACTTCAATCCTATCTACAGACAGACCTTAGAATCCAAAGGAGTTCGTTGGGCCTACGGAGACTTGGCGAATCCGGAAAGCCTTCATCATTTAGGGATCGAAGAAGCGAGATACGTAGTCTGTACTGTCTCCGACATGATCTTAAAAGGCACGACCAACCGAAGACTATTGGAATCCTTAAAAAGCATCTGCAGACATCACCAACCTAGGATCATTCTTACTACGGACGATCCTAAAGAAGCGGACGTGCTTAGAAATAATGGGGCTGCCCATGTGATCGTCCCAGGTAGATTGTCCGGACTTTCCCTGTTCACAGAATTAAGGGGAATGGTCGAAGATAGCGGCGGCTTAAGTTCTGAAAAAACAGCAAAGCCGAAAGCCAAAAAGACTTCGTCCAATAAGAAGAAGGCTGCAAGAGCCAAATAG
- a CDS encoding DUF1289 domain-containing protein produces MIVRSPCIKICTMDPETGLCEGCFRTLEEIGRWVIYTEEERKAIRIKIEERKETLGKDYFRNL; encoded by the coding sequence ATGATTGTTCGTTCGCCCTGCATCAAAATCTGCACCATGGATCCTGAAACAGGGCTCTGCGAAGGTTGCTTTCGGACCTTAGAAGAGATCGGTCGCTGGGTCATATACACGGAAGAAGAAAGAAAAGCAATCCGGATCAAGATCGAAGAGAGAAAGGAAACTCTCGGAAAAGATTACTTTCGAAATCTATAA
- a CDS encoding glycosyltransferase family 4 protein, producing MAQKWIQIGFDARMIAHSGIGSRIKGILNELAGLASKKNIAITLLGDPELLKKNLAPKVLKQYQILEYRAGIYSLSEWKGIREMENFDLLDIPHFNAPLKYLDRCIVTIHDIIPFRMKQFHSSLLKQIYLRLVFWMIGRRSASVITVSDFTAKDVHEVFDFSFDQMKTIYNGLDQDVFYPRSNSEKKSFLQKYDLASGYLLSVGIGKEHKNLGFVLRSFKSLWSEKKLKQNWVIAGAGGKLPEYLKEEAKGWEHKIHVLPYLSEDELSILYSAAGLLVYPSLYEGFGFPPVEAQSSGCPVYSSDASVLPEILGNSAFYFNPTNSQEFETNLLGLLASSKKLNSKVKSGLLNAKRFNWKKSAHQVVGEYLRVLKMRNTQ from the coding sequence ATGGCTCAAAAATGGATTCAAATCGGTTTCGATGCAAGAATGATCGCCCATTCCGGGATCGGATCACGTATCAAAGGAATTCTGAACGAACTGGCGGGGCTTGCCTCTAAAAAGAATATCGCCATCACTCTCCTAGGAGATCCGGAACTTTTAAAGAAAAACCTAGCACCGAAAGTTTTGAAACAATACCAAATTTTGGAATATCGGGCAGGTATCTACTCCCTTTCCGAATGGAAAGGAATTCGTGAGATGGAGAATTTTGATCTATTGGATATTCCTCATTTCAATGCTCCGTTGAAATATTTGGATCGTTGTATCGTAACCATTCACGATATCATTCCGTTCAGAATGAAACAGTTTCATTCTTCCTTATTAAAACAGATCTATCTTCGCTTGGTGTTTTGGATGATCGGAAGAAGGTCCGCTTCCGTAATTACCGTCTCCGATTTTACAGCCAAGGATGTGCATGAGGTATTTGATTTTTCGTTCGATCAAATGAAGACCATCTATAACGGTCTGGACCAAGATGTATTTTATCCGCGAAGCAATTCGGAGAAGAAGTCGTTCTTGCAAAAATACGATTTGGCATCCGGATACTTACTGAGCGTAGGAATAGGCAAGGAGCATAAGAATCTCGGATTCGTTTTGAGATCTTTCAAGTCTCTTTGGTCGGAGAAAAAACTCAAACAGAACTGGGTGATCGCCGGCGCGGGAGGCAAACTACCTGAGTATCTGAAAGAAGAAGCAAAAGGTTGGGAGCATAAGATCCATGTACTTCCGTATCTGTCGGAAGATGAATTAAGCATTTTATATTCTGCCGCTGGCTTACTCGTGTATCCTTCTCTCTACGAAGGTTTCGGTTTTCCTCCGGTAGAAGCCCAGTCCTCCGGATGTCCTGTGTATTCTTCGGATGCGAGCGTATTGCCTGAGATCTTAGGAAATTCTGCCTTCTATTTTAACCCTACAAATTCCCAAGAGTTCGAGACCAATCTACTTGGTTTGCTTGCATCTTCAAAGAAATTAAACTCGAAAGTGAAATCGGGTCTTCTGAATGCGAAACGGTTCAATTGGAAGAAGTCGGCGCATCAAGTTGTGGGAGAGTATCTTAGAGTTCTCAAAATGAGAAATACTCAATAA